The genome window CACCTTTgacacacccagcaaacacaaaacgttttcgacatcattcgcaaaaggttataaaaggtgtcagaaaatgtttaaatgtcgggttatataaagggtatattaaggatataaaacgttttcataacattaagaaacatttgataatctactacccagcaaacacaaaatgttttacagaaaacgtttaaatgttgggttatataaagggcataaaaacgttttaataacattccaaaaacatttttgaaagcttgatacaaaacattctaaacagaatgttattttggggttgaaaaaatattttgtgaaaaatgtttgcccaacatatttgcaataacgttttaaaaacgttttcatgaccttatataacccgacatttaaaggagtatttcttgatcctagcatcttcttttttatgacatttttcagttgatattcacgaaaaaagtatattccaaaaatttcagttgattatgtgtattacactgctccatagacaatacgttgtaatttcgttctggtgcaccagaaccaaattcaaatttcacgatatctttgctaaacgaattaatctgcaaggaatattttgtacataaacattatgtagccagaggtttccagtgatacaaaaatctcaactttttttggagaaaagtgggggatgatgctgtggatcacgaaatgcccttttaaatgttattaaaacgttttggtaAAGACATtggaagaacatttctgtgtttgctgagtgcaaatattttaacataatgttatttaagtgttgacaaaatatttgtaaaaaatgtttgcaaaaaaagtttacaaaatcattttgaaaacacttttaaaatattgttgtagcgtgttttcatacaaaccgttttaaaacgttttcatgacctttatataacccgacattttaatgttattaaaacgtttttacctaaaccaaaagccaaaatataactttttaaaaacgttattttaataaacgtttttgtgtttgctgggacactttcggTGCTTTTAGTTTGAACCATTACTCCAGATGTAGCAAAACAGTGATactgaatgttgtatgtatgttgtCTTGCCATCCTGGGAATGCCTTGTAGGTACTATAGACCTAACCTGCCTATAATAATGTATTAAATTTATAAGTCTATGCTTCTACTGTTAATACATAGAAATAGTGTAATATCTTAAAATAAGAATGATCGATTGTCATAGAAAAAAGTTTGGAattatttttaaatggaaaagtaGAAAAAACGAAATGTTTTGTTGCAGATTGTTTAAGAAACATCCGGACACAGAAGTTGTAAAAGTAATTGTACTTTAATTAGTAGCCAGTAGTACAAAAAGTGTTTATAATTTCGCAAAGTTTCATAGCAAAAGGAATAATTTTCTTTGTGCTTTCAGGGTTGAGAGTCAACGGAGCGGTGGTTCTATTGCTTCTCGCAATAACCAGCACAGGTAATACAACGCTTGTTCATTCAATTGAgtgtttgctttttgtttttctttctttcatgttgtgttaagggggtactacacccctgtggtaaatttgtgactatttttgcatttttctcaaacaataataacacactggtaataaaaattatgtatattattggggcaaggaatccaattactacactgaaatttcagtgactcaagacaagcggttcagtatatatgataggaaacgaggtacatgctagcggtaccttatttcttatcataaataacaaaccacttgtcttgggtcactgaaatttcagtgtagtaattgaattccttgcccctataatatacataacttttgttaccactgtgttattagtttttgaaaaatgcaaaaatagacacaaatttatcgaggggtgtagtacccccttaatagaaaCTAATAACCCACGTTGTAGGTCAGGTCTGTCAGTGGCCCAATGTTTTGATTTTCTCAAAAGCACAATATTTTCGAAACATTATTATATTTGAGATACTTTCTGGTtgaaatgcataattttaatacaattaTTGTGAACAGTACTTAATGCGAACGCTTGGGCCTCAGATATATGTCGAATACCTTCTTCTATAATCTTGGTTctgttgtgacgatcttctgtttaccgcaaCGGGACGTTGGTTACCTACCCGGATTATTCAGCAACGCAGCAGTTGCCAGTTTGTCTGCCAAGAAAATCGTCGAAAACGTGACTTAGATTATACTGCCCATTGTCTCTGTTCATTGGTATTTTTAGGTAGGCCTATCTTATGACATTTTCTAAGGAATTAAACAAATGCAAAACATATTCCAGTTGGTCTCAAGGGTAATTTTGTTAGCAACAAATGTCAAAGATTGTCtcttaaacattttgcaaaaaacgtACCTATATGCTCAGCGGGATTTTTTTATCGTGTTTTTGGCCTATCTTAATTGGTTGTTTAGGGTCTaagtctttgggtgacaaatctaaaggaaaaatatggggtctttgggtgacagagcatgtgctggtaaaggggtctgtgggtgacagcgatggtgaaaaaggggggtcttaatagtcctacatacgcgtcacatCCAAAgtgggagccccccccccccggatttcagcacatcacatcatagctcccattgggcgccccattcatttttttaaaggaatCTTTATTATACTAAAAAGACACAAAATAGACAAACCTCCTTTTGCCTATGTTACTACATCAAGTGATACAACACTCTGTGCCGGCAAAGCCTTGTCTATTGTTTCTATaatatattctttctttcttgcagCGTTGGCCATAGAGTGTTATCACTGCGTTAACCTGGAGTTTATTGAAGCACCTCAAATTCGAAATCTCCATTACAACGCGTATTGCAAGAACTTTGATGGGGGAAAAAAGAGTGTGACGTCACAACAGTGTAACAATGATACCGATGTCTGCCAGAAAATTACGGGCCAGTATAAATTTGATCACCCTGAAGGTAGGTcgcaagtgattttttttttatagatgcaGTTATCATGCATGGTTATCAGCTAATTAAATTGCCTGTCTCTCCGTTCGTTCgttcagctcgtaatcggcgggccttataacatcgcggattaatatcaatatattttatttggagaattgtcttgcgacatctcaccagaagtatTGCAAATTATTGATGGAAGTCCTGTTTttcgtctactttctttaacaagcAAACAGACCAGGTAGAGATCAACTATATCGCTCTTAacttgggtctacttttcggcgtagtgataaaagcctaataatttccgccgattacgagctgatcaaagtatccGTAGCAAGTAACACACGATTTCTTTACTTCAAATCAATGgccaaatttcatgatatttaggTAGAGTGGAGGGAGAAAgtagcaagcgggtggatagGGTGGACGAAATCCAGGGGCCCCAAGCGAAAATGAAATGGGTTAAGGATAGGGTTGATTAAGGAGATGTTAAAGGGGCCCGCACTGCTTCTTATTCTTttgcccccgaggctcttgctatacATGCCTGGTGGAGCACAAGACTTGCTCATGATGCTGTATCAGGTTCTGCCCTATATAGTTCGATCTCCACGCATTTGGTTTTGACATTTGAATAACCCGCCCACCTCGATACGTTTCTTCATCCTGTAACGTTACTGAACCAATAAACATATATGGaaattaaaattaacatttaaacactgcaaaaacaacaatCAGATTAATAAAGAAAATGGGAATTCTTCTAACTCTgactacactgtaaattggccagaactcatggaacgcgttcattaatgtaacggttttttaacacatgacacgtgttcattgctgttcaacttatttagagaacactagtgtgaacACCTAATACGTGTTCATAAGATACAGttgaacacatgacacatgtgtaacaagtgttctaaaatatttcaaaatatttaagaacattagtgttcaaactacaagaacaccagtgttcaaatgaaacaaagaaagacataaggaaataagaacacgtgtcaagtgttcaaaaggtgttacagatgtgttctaagttttgaaaatgttgtcttatttttcacaatcaaatattaatgtaacaatgtttccTTTTGTGATAGTGCCAGGTAAGGAGACACTATTTAAGGCAAATTTTAGTATGGAAATGCAGGCATCTTTTCATAACTAATCTTGGAAACAGAGACAGAACACTAGTGTCAAGTGTTCTATGACTTTTACAGTGTACATAGAGAACCTAAGGTtggaaatgtgtgtgtgtggaagATGTAAGGAAAGTGAGAGACTTTATTTGAACATAATAAGGGCGGCAAATTTGAATTAGGTCTGAATTTTAAGTTTGAATTAAAATCAGTATTTGATCTGCATTGTCTTTACTGCGCACTGTGTGCTGTCATCCAGAATAATATGAGGCGCCttgtgcacttttttttttaaaactcaccCTGTAGAATATTCAAATGcatttaaaatataataatatataagttGACCTGCTACCATTTTTTGTGTTCCAATTTAGCTGGGATAGTCGAAACTGACGTTGATCTCCGTCGTTGCATAAAATACAGCGAAAAAATGGAGAAGGATGTTGGTCAATGCCTCGGAAGCGATGACGTGGATGAAGATGCACATAAATTGGATGTGTTTCCCGGTGATGCTATGGGCGAGAAGTTGGAATTCAGTGGCAAAATATGTACGTGTAAGGAGGATAATTGCAACGGGGCGGCCAATGTTGGTATCAGTGCGATTTTGGTGGGTGTTTTTGTGCTGCTGATCCGTTTGGTCAACTAAATGGCCAGACAGAATTGAACTGAAAGAATACTAGTCAGGCGGGATTACTTCTGAAAGTTggctttttttggttttgtttcgtTTAAAATATACTGCACTGTAAAAATTGTGTCTTAAATGAATAACGGATACtctatcgctgagcgacgagctaTTGGCAATGAGGTAGCGTGCTTTTCACAAAGCAACATaaagcgcgctacctcattggctagaaagCATTCGCTATAGACActtagcgatggagtataaattcagttttgAAAATAGTGAAAAACGTTGGATGCCGATTTGAGACATATCGTCAACCTTAATAGTCCCATGTCGAGCCAGGAGGAGACACAAGTAAAGTGTTATAATAACTTAATTTTAACGTACCTTTTATAGAGACATGGTTTTGTGTTTATCTCTTCAAATGGATGTCTTACGTGCAGATGTCACTTTGTGTCTTACTGAAACAGGCTTGACAAGACTTGTCTTCAAGTGTGTCTCCCGACAAGACATGCATGCTTAGTTCTATGTCTTATGTTTTCCATTGTTGTTGACATGTCTACATACAAGACACAcaaggtccgatttctcgaagttAGGCTAGTGGTCCGGCTTCCTAAACCAGTAGGCTATAGACCTACCAATGTACGTGGATACATTttatcgattaatctttctaggtgatgtattaCCGTATGATGTGAAATTATAAGATCTGGTATAGGACTAAAGTGGGCTTAAAAGTTTGATCTTAGGAAGCCTGACCTGTAGCCATGCTTCGAGCATGGAAAAAGAGATCATTTGCttccatgcttcgagaaaccggccctaaACTGACACAATTTTTACAGCGTAGCTATATAACTGTTTTGAGAACAGTACAGCCTAAAATAGTTCGtgagctgtcctgtatgtggaacctttTAATGGTTGTACAAAGAACAGAAAAGTGTTCTGGAAAAGtaagaaagaaccattttagacctgaaaagggttctggaaaggccaTCAGAAATAACCATTTTAGGGTTCTTTCAATTTTTAAGAACCCCTTTCTCtcgagggttctacatacagcaCAGCCAAGAACCCTTAAAAGCGTATACAGTAATCAGTAAGGACAATGACACGGATAAAAGTGGTTCTAAAACTATAAAAAATCTTTACGCGTCTGGGCAAATTACCACATTTGTCAGTGGAACTGGTACCTCATCTGAGTACTTGATGAGTAACTAAATCTTGTAGGGCTACTGACTTATTGGATCCCGTGATGCATAGCGACTAaagttttaaattcaaatttcaaacgtAATTTAGACCAACATTAATAGCACTGGTTCCGAGGTTTTGGATGGTTGTATATACTATAATATTATATcatatataatgggctattccatttaaaatccacactacccctggggaagattttggaaatatcttcaacaggggagtataaatttcaaatggaataatcacaataagcagctccatttgaattacaTACACCCCTTGAGAAGGATTCTGCCTGAATCTACGACAGAGGGAGGGTATGTTTTAAATACAGTCAATTAATGTgctgaaattcataccccctgtggaagatatttccaaaattttacacagggggagtgtggacttaaAATGGATTAGCCCTAGATGTAAGTTAGAAATAGTGAAATGTAATGTAATCTTATACTAAATAAATTCCATAAACTTAACGAAATATTAGTTTTAAAATAATCTAATGCATTTGTGATATAAGATATTCTACATATAGgacctacactgcaaaaacagtgtttagcattAAACaattctaaacacattcttgccttcactttgtaaacttGTTGATTGCCCGGGGCGCTCCCATATTGGTAAGCGTCATTCTGTCAATAGACCCTGTTTTGAAACAAACACCCGGGACAAACACGGCACATAAGGACCCCCTTTATTctccagcttacacccaatggcCCATTTTTAGAAGTTTGGGACAATTTTACCTTTAAATTATTGCaaagttttacatttttttgcccagaaagttattttCATTGTCAATGACATCAAATTTTAGAGGTCCCCCCACTGAATAACCTCGATTATAACCAGGTACGTCACTTTTATATTCGAGCCCCCCGGAtgattgactgactgattgattggGTGATTGATTGATTTAGTGATCGATTGATTGCCTGATTtagtgattggttgattgattgattgattgactgagtAACTGACTTATTGGTTGATatatagattgattgattgattgattgattgattgaatgaatgattgattgattgaatgattgattgataataatgtttaacatatttgaaaattgctgTTTGCGAATTTAATACGCGATGTTTGGCTTCTAAACATGTAAACAAAGGCAGGAATGTGTTCAATGGTTAAAAGTTTTTGGATATTGTATAAATTTATCTATAATAAAAATAACCTCACATACgtctataattatgtaaattgaaTTCATAGCGTACTGTGCTCAAATAACTACAGACACAAGGCTGAAATTGTTTTGATTGCATTGTTCTTTGCAAATGTTTTGGATGAAAACCCTTTTTACATCTAAGAGGACCTAATCCGTTTTCCAATTCTCAAATGCAATAACAAATGTCTAAATGATTTACATATACCTGCAATGTTTTAGCTTGAAAGCCGTCTTGAAAACATGGTTCCTTTTAAAAAGCCACGAGGACTTGTACACGATATAAATTGTGGGGCTTCTGTTGAAAACATGGTTCCTTTTAAAAAGCCACGAGGACTTGTACACGATATAAATGTGGGGCTTCTGTTGAAAACATGGTTCCTTTTAAAAAGCCACGAGGACTTGTACACGATATAAATTGTGGGGCTTCTGTTGAAAACATGGTTCCTTTTAAAAAGCCACGAGGACTTGTACACGATATAAATTGTGGGGCTTCTGTTGAAAACATGGTTCCTTTTAAAAAGCCACGAGGACTTGTACACGATATAAATGTGGGGCTTCTGTTGAAAACATGGTTCCTTTTAAAAAGCCACGAGGACTTGTACACGATATAAATTGTGGAGCTTCTGTTGAAAACATGGTTCCTTTTAAAAAGCCACGAGGACTTGTACACGATATAAATTGTGGGGCTTCTGTTGAAAACATGGTTCCTTTTAAAAAGCCACGAGGACTTGTACACGATATAAATTGTGGGGCTTCTGTTGAAAACATGGTTCCTTTTAAAAAGCCACGAGGACTTGTACACGATATAAATTGTGGAGCTTCTGTTGAAAACATGGTTCCTTTTAAAAAGCCATGAGGACTTGTACACGATATAAATTGTGGGGCTTCTGTTGAAAACTGACCAAAATAGATTTTGATTATGTATCACATTAATTCTGAGGTATAAAACAGTGATACATAAAAAACGAAGTATTAAAATATTTGTCTTAGTTAATTGAGCACATGTCAGTGGGTATCTTGATATTATACATCGACAAGGTTTTAAATCAATAAACTGTATGAAATATTCGTTAATTTCTATTCGCATTTTGGGTCCATTTTTTGTTAATCAAGTGAGTGCAAGAAAGCCGTGTATATTGGAAGTATATAACGCCAATTAcaatctcagcaaacacaaaacgttttacaaaacgtttaaatgtcataataatgttatcatggatatacaaagggtataaaaacgttttaataacattcaaaaaacattttcgaCTTGATGCaacacattctaaacaaaatattttgcaaaaatgtttgccaaaatattttacaataaattttaaaaacgttttcatgaccttttatataacccgcaaaacgttttgaataaacgttttaagaaaacTGGGAATAAAAGCGCCAACACTTCCTTCTTTTGTATTCTTTATAATTACTTGCTATCCTTAAGGCGAGTCATAGAGGAGTATGACATAGTGgtgtttgcattaaaacattgtgATAAATTAAAGTGACACATAAGGAAAATGGTATTGGTTCTGTAAAGTAGATCACAAGGCTTGATATAATTAAGAAGTGCAATTTCCacccacactgcaaaaacagcagagcaacacttaataaacacttgaacactttaATGGCTAAAGGTTTGTACAGtatataggggtgttaatttataaacactaaaacacgtaaaaatatgaagatgtttatgtttttaacacaagatagtgttaaaagcACACcgttaacactatcttgtgttaaaaacatataaacatcttcatattttcttAAAAAGCACGTtgttaacactatcttgtgttaaaaacatatacatcttcatattttgtacgtgttttaatgttataaaaccttagccattaaagtgttcaagtgtttattaagtgtacTTCTGCTGTTTTTTGTAGTGCATGTACATGATCTCGGGAGGGGAAAAACGACCAAAACTttagttttgatatattattggcttcCACTGTAAAAATTCCAGGGTAACACTTTTTTAACACTTCAACGCGTTTATTTCCGTACACTACAGGAATAAATGGAGGTGTTGCTTACCATTAACACTACAACGTGTTTACAAGGGTatttttcataataattattaacaCTCCAACATCAGCAAAATTGCATTTGGGGCCATTTTTTATCTCCAAAATATGAAGGAAAAAAAGCGCTAGATGCGAAAAGCTATGCATGTACAAGGGCAGTTGTTTGAGACACATCCGAATTAGGTCTTACCAATataaattttttatatatatattgtgatAACTGTTATTTGGTCAGAATAAATTCAGACACGTGTGTTCGGATCTATATTAGCAAGGTGAGAACTCAAGACCACTGGTTCAAATCTAAGCTGTAATCGAAAAAATGAAGGACTACAATGCATTATGATAACATAATGGAGGACAAATTGCTTtgatcaaagcatgaaaattaatgaacaaagactaattataTTTGTGCAATAGGTGAGACGATTTCAATGCGTACCAGgacgaaattaaatgaacattatatgaatctttttgatcaaattatgaataatttatttgaccaaactgaaagacgaaatttaagtttacaaatagacacttccaaattttatggacgaattcaaacttaacgggatattaaataCAACGagaaatgtgttaaattaactgagaaaattctCAGTATTCCTCAGGTAAATTTAACAGTTTGCTCAGTGAGATAATTTGAATTAGCGTTTGTTTCTTTTTCAATAGTCTTCGTACATAATTAACTGAATTGCTAGAAAGACATTGACTACTAATTAACAATACTATATACAGcagagtaatcatggtaataaaagCGATACCATCAATCCATATAGGTCTAGGTCACGATATACCTTGTTAAGGCAGGTCGGAGAGGTGTAtaacctagcggtgtttgcattcaaatattaagacaaataaagctgacacacaacaGGAACGATATGAGTTCTATAAGTAGATTTCAAGGCTTGAtctatgtgcatgatttttttggGACAAAAACCTAAAATGTTCGTTTTAATATATCGCACATGTAGAAAtgtaaatgcgattattggctgcGTTGAGACGTTTCCTTTATACGATTAATTCATGTATTggtatttaaagggcatttcgtgatccacagcctcatcccccactttttagttagatttttataccactggaaacctctggctacataatgtttatgtaccaaaaatttcttgcagattaattcgtaatacacataaatcatgcattactcacaaacgcaaaatcagaatcaactgaaattctgggaataagcttttttcgtggatatctactgactaatgtcataaaaagataatGCAAGGaccacgaaatcctcctttaagtaataCATTGCTGTTATATATAACCGTGCATTTATTTAGTTAATGGCTAAAACTTGAAAAACATGTCTTCTGCTATGCCACCCCACTCGCCTTAAATTCAATTACTTCGCTTCACTGATCATACACTTGTTCCATTACGGCAATTAAGTCTAATACATGGACACGAAAACCAATGGTATCAATAATACAGGTGTGCTCAGTGTGGCTTTACTTTTTAAATTACCGACATCAGTTTTAATTATTGAAACTGATGTTTGTGTATTTGTATTCTACGTAAATATATTAAATACTCGTaattacatgcataaattatttttctcaggtaatttttttataatttttttgcgcgatgataataataataattataataataataataataatactaataattatactacactcttaaaaatattttactcaacttgagtgaaagtgtcacaactcaacaaattgagtataaaattactcaaattgagtaaataatactCAACATTGAGTTCATAAATACTGCTCAATGTTGGGTAATATATATTTCCTCAATTTGAGCAATTTTTTActcaatttgttgagttgtgacctttttttactcaagttgagtaaaataagAGTGTACTATATACTattatgataacaataatattattaacagATTGTTTAACATGGTCGAATACGATACCTGAATACACGAAAACATGACCaaaaacattaagggggtactacacccctgcccaattttgtgcctatttttttcatttttctcaaaaattatagtacattggtgacaagtaagatatgcatttataggggcaaggacttacTACTTGCACTGGGaatttttatttcagtacagacaacagttgtggagtaaaaaatgagggaaaaccaatatttgatcaataaatcaataactacttgccttgagttgctaaattttcagtacagtagttgtagtccttgcccctatagtatatacatatcttacttgtcaccaatgtgctatattttttgagaaaaatgcaaaaataggcacaaaattggccaggggtgtaatacccccttaagttTGAAAGAAAATACACGATTATGTATTAGAGGTTGAGAGAAAGTGAACAGTGGCGTGACTGGATAgaccttttctaacattttgcaaccgttttatgaaaacattttgtgtgtttGATGGATCATGTAGACAAATAACAAgtcattttacacataaaaagcGTCGATTAAGCACCGTGGAATAGGTATAATTGATCAATTTGAGAGCTTAAtgtattaggccgtataaaattaatattttggttctcgtccagaggattttcatgaattgatgagggagggaggtgcttttttttttttttttttttcagtgtaaaatcagcattgtctgtagttttcggtcttttccaacagtgctcgaggaaacgatgaggcacttttttttttcaaatgtgagattctgaggtataaaccccctagagtaccacaaaaagacttggaagtggcccttgttctctaataaacttatttatatgtatgaaaaattcataaatcattccaaagtctaaaataattgaaaaatctaaaacaaaatctgacaaatcccagaaattgaggagggagggacgagaaccaaaacattaattttatacggccttaaataAATGGTCATAAATCGATTACAGTATTCAACAAACATAATAGGTACAACGGAATTGAAACAGTAATTGAGCACAATGATGGCACAAAAATCAATCATATTAGATTGTGAATTATTTT of Amphiura filiformis chromosome 14, Afil_fr2py, whole genome shotgun sequence contains these proteins:
- the LOC140170063 gene encoding uncharacterized protein — translated: MGLRVNGAVVLLLLAITSTALAIECYHCVNLEFIEAPQIRNLHYNAYCKNFDGGKKSVTSQQCNNDTDVCQKITGQYKFDHPEAGIVETDVDLRRCIKYSEKMEKDVGQCLGSDDVDEDAHKLDVFPGDAMGEKLEFSGKICTCKEDNCNGAANVGISAILVGVFVLLIRLVN